In Vigna unguiculata cultivar IT97K-499-35 chromosome 3, ASM411807v1, whole genome shotgun sequence, a single genomic region encodes these proteins:
- the LOC114177445 gene encoding uncharacterized protein LOC114177445, which yields MDVASLQSSNPSPLLSSSNPVSIHRPAVILPGLGNNSGDYQSLKQTLSEKYGVSAVVAKVSRLDWLRNAAGLVDPNYWRGTLQPRPVLDWYLNRIEEAVEEAKESGNGSETETVSLIGHSAGGWLARVYMEEFGSSDISLLLTLGTPHLPPPKDVEGVIDQTRGLLHYVQHNCSRAVYTPELKYVCVAGRFIKGSRFFRNSDTGPAVSTQVVSETSASGTPSAPNAVTLRARFVGQGYKQVCGEAEVWGDGVVPEVSAHLEGALNIFLDGVYHSPVGADDATRPWYGSPQVLDQWVQHLLN from the coding sequence ATGGATGTGGCTTCTCTGCAGAGCTCGAATCCATCGCCACTCCTCTCCTCCTCAAACCCCGTTTCCATCCATCGCCCCGCCGTCATTCTACCTGGCTTAGGGAACAATTCCGGCGACTACCAGAGCTTGAAGCAAACACTGAGTGAGAAGTACGGCGTTTCCGCGGTGGTGGCGAAGGTCTCGAGGCTGGATTGGCTCCGCAACGCCGCCGGTCTGGTGGACCCCAACTACTGGCGTGGCACTCTTCAACCAAGGCCCGTCCTGGATTGGTACTTGAATAGGATCGAGGAAGCTGTCGAAGAAGCGAAGGAAAGTGGAAATGGATCTGAAACTGAAACCGTTTCATTGATCGGACACTCTGCCGGAGGATGGCTTGCTCGCGTGTACATGGAAGAATTTGGGAGTTCCGACATATCCCTGTTATTGACTCTGGGAACGCCTCATCTTCCACCTCCGAAAGACGTGGAAGGGGTTATTGATCAAACAAGGGGTCTCCTTCACTATGTTCAACACAACTGCTCCAGAGCTGTTTACACCCCTGAGCTCAAGTATGTATGTGTAGCGGGAAGGTTCATCAAAGGCTCTCGATTTTTCCGCAATTCAGATACTGGGCCTGCAGTTTCCACCCAGGTTGTTTCTGAAACTTCTGCTAGTGGCACCCCCTCTGCACCCAATGCAGTGACATTGCGTGCTCGGTTTGTTGGGCAGGGATACAAGCAGGTTTGTGGAGAAGCAGAAGTGTGGGGTGATGGTGTTGTGCCGGAGGTATCGGCTCATCTGGAAGGTGCGCTTAACATTTTCTTGGATGGAGTTTATCACTCACCTGTTGGTGCAGATGATGCGACCAGACCGTGGTATGGTTCGCCTCAGGTGTTGGACCAATGGGTGCAGCACCTTCTTAACTGA